A region of Thermococcus barossii DNA encodes the following proteins:
- a CDS encoding ATPase: MMRQVGNDFVKRYRLEYNLEALEGVREKIGERAYSRLRALVEYRLSGKDFDRSPIGVKIALAFSAGSDSTATLRILRWAGFDVVPVTVRLPQMSESVIERASSEGAVFVEVPGYLDVITKQMDKGAPICGKCHAMVMTAVGRYARENGIGILASGDLLSSGLISIYETDGLVTLNLPAFLALDKAEIIELIGGKYDLRFGCLLLWETFRRAPSVKRFAIQRVLRELRARSLTPEMAEALILDVLSR, from the coding sequence ATGATGCGGCAGGTGGGAAACGACTTCGTCAAGCGCTACCGCCTCGAGTACAACCTCGAGGCCCTTGAAGGGGTGAGGGAGAAAATCGGGGAGAGGGCATACTCCCGGCTGAGGGCGCTGGTGGAATACCGTCTTAGCGGGAAGGACTTCGACCGCTCGCCGATCGGAGTTAAGATAGCCCTCGCCTTTTCCGCCGGCTCCGACAGCACGGCGACGTTGAGGATACTCCGCTGGGCCGGCTTCGACGTCGTGCCCGTAACGGTCAGGCTCCCCCAGATGAGTGAGAGCGTGATTGAGAGGGCCAGCTCCGAGGGAGCGGTTTTCGTTGAAGTGCCCGGCTACCTAGACGTGATAACCAAGCAGATGGACAAGGGCGCCCCAATATGTGGTAAATGCCACGCGATGGTTATGACGGCCGTTGGGCGCTACGCACGGGAGAACGGGATAGGGATCCTCGCCAGCGGCGACCTCCTTAGCTCGGGGCTGATATCGATCTACGAGACCGATGGGCTGGTGACCCTCAACCTTCCCGCATTCCTTGCCCTCGACAAGGCCGAGATAATCGAGCTGATTGGAGGAAAGTACGATCTCAGGTTCGGCTGTCTGCTCCTGTGGGAGACCTTCAGGAGGGCACCGAGCGTAAAGCGGTTTGCAATACAGCGGGTCCTCCGGGAGCTGAGGGCGAGGTCATTAACGCCCGAGATGGCCGAGGCGCTGATACTGGACGTGCTGTCCAGGTAG
- a CDS encoding metal-sulfur cluster assembly factor produces MVTEVDVLAKMKDIIDDDLVKTVEVREDGTLFIELSREVDDSTLIKLQTELGKLEGIKAIEIKQPKKREVPEGDVQISEETILEKLKEVIDPEIGIDVVNLGLIYELRVNPDNTVYVKMTMTTPGCPLTMWILRAVEDKILEIPGVRDAEIELTFDPPWTPDRISPEYKKRLGLY; encoded by the coding sequence ATGGTAACGGAAGTGGATGTCTTGGCGAAGATGAAGGATATCATAGACGATGACCTCGTCAAAACGGTTGAAGTTAGGGAAGACGGGACGCTCTTTATAGAGCTGTCAAGGGAAGTGGACGATTCCACGCTGATAAAACTCCAGACCGAGCTTGGAAAACTGGAAGGGATAAAGGCGATAGAAATCAAGCAACCAAAGAAAAGAGAGGTTCCCGAAGGGGACGTTCAAATCAGCGAGGAAACGATACTTGAGAAACTCAAGGAGGTCATAGACCCTGAAATCGGCATCGACGTGGTGAACTTAGGCCTCATCTACGAGTTGAGGGTAAATCCGGACAACACGGTCTACGTCAAGATGACGATGACGACCCCTGGCTGTCCGCTCACCATGTGGATTCTCCGGGCTGTGGAGGACAAGATTCTTGAGATTCCGGGGGTTAGAGACGCCGAGATAGAGCTCACCTTTGACCCGCCGTGGACTCCCGACAGAATCAGTCCGGAGTACAAGAAGAGGTTGGGCCTTTACTGA
- a CDS encoding ferredoxin — MIPVAKWRVWIDEEYCVGDAVCVSFCPEVFELDEETGKARTKVDIIGEDLYDCVKEALEACTAACIYMEQIE; from the coding sequence GTGATTCCCGTGGCAAAGTGGAGGGTCTGGATAGATGAAGAGTACTGCGTTGGGGATGCTGTCTGTGTGAGCTTCTGTCCAGAGGTCTTCGAGCTGGACGAAGAAACGGGAAAGGCCAGAACTAAGGTTGACATCATAGGGGAAGACCTCTATGATTGCGTCAAAGAAGCCCTTGAGGCATGTACCGCGGCATGCATATACATGGAACAGATTGAATAA
- a CDS encoding ferredoxin has product MAWKVRVDQDVCIGDAICASLCPDVFEMNDEGKSVPIVEVIEDENLYNCAVEAAEACPVSCIYIEEA; this is encoded by the coding sequence ATGGCTTGGAAGGTTAGGGTTGACCAGGACGTTTGTATCGGAGACGCCATCTGTGCCAGCCTCTGCCCGGACGTCTTCGAGATGAACGACGAGGGCAAGAGCGTTCCTATCGTCGAGGTTATCGAGGACGAGAACCTCTACAACTGCGCCGTCGAGGCCGCTGAGGCCTGCCCGGTCAGCTGCATTTACATCGAGGAGGCCTGA
- a CDS encoding nicotinate phosphoribosyltransferase, translating into MRDFYIAHEDDIKAGKTTDVYFIRTRKILVEKGIHRKVLADVTTTGLPKGWKWGVLAGIEEVAKLLEGLPVNVYAMREGTIFHPYEPVLQIEGYYEEFGVYETALLGMLSQASGVATAALRVKIAANFKPVYSFGIRHMHPAIAPMIDRSAFIGGCDGVSGVLGAEMMGEKPVGTMPHALILTVGDQVKAWKYFDEVVEPEVPRTALVDTLCDEKFEALMAAEALGERLTAVRLDTPGSRRGNFRRIIEEVRWELDLRGYDWVKIFVSGGLNEDSIREIVDVADAFGVGSAIASAKPVDFSLDIVEIEGKPVTKRGKLSGRKQIYRCENGHYHRIPADKKLEKCPVCGAKVEPLLKPLIENGEIVAELPKAREIREYVLEQAEKFGLGLE; encoded by the coding sequence ATGAGGGATTTCTACATTGCCCACGAGGATGATATAAAAGCCGGAAAGACCACCGACGTTTACTTCATCAGGACGCGGAAGATACTCGTCGAGAAAGGCATTCACAGGAAGGTTTTGGCGGACGTCACGACCACAGGCCTGCCGAAAGGCTGGAAGTGGGGTGTTCTGGCGGGAATCGAGGAGGTTGCCAAGCTCCTTGAAGGCCTGCCGGTGAACGTCTACGCGATGAGAGAAGGCACGATATTCCACCCCTACGAGCCGGTTCTTCAGATCGAGGGCTACTACGAGGAGTTTGGAGTTTATGAGACCGCCCTGCTCGGCATGCTCAGCCAGGCGAGCGGCGTAGCGACTGCGGCGCTGAGGGTGAAGATAGCGGCCAACTTCAAGCCGGTCTACTCCTTCGGCATAAGGCACATGCACCCTGCCATCGCCCCGATGATAGACCGTTCGGCCTTCATAGGTGGCTGTGACGGGGTAAGCGGCGTCCTCGGCGCGGAGATGATGGGAGAAAAGCCCGTCGGGACGATGCCACACGCGCTGATCCTCACGGTTGGCGACCAGGTCAAGGCCTGGAAGTACTTCGACGAGGTAGTCGAGCCCGAGGTTCCGAGAACGGCTCTCGTTGACACGCTGTGCGACGAGAAGTTCGAGGCCTTAATGGCGGCTGAAGCTTTGGGAGAGAGGCTCACCGCCGTCAGGCTCGACACCCCTGGCTCAAGGAGGGGCAACTTCAGGCGCATCATAGAGGAGGTTCGCTGGGAGCTCGACCTGAGGGGCTACGACTGGGTTAAAATCTTCGTGAGCGGTGGCCTGAACGAGGATAGCATAAGGGAGATAGTTGACGTAGCCGATGCCTTTGGCGTTGGCTCAGCAATAGCGAGCGCGAAACCCGTGGACTTCTCCCTTGACATAGTCGAGATCGAAGGGAAGCCAGTAACCAAGCGCGGCAAGCTGAGCGGGAGGAAGCAGATTTACCGCTGTGAGAACGGCCACTACCACAGGATTCCAGCGGATAAAAAGCTGGAAAAGTGCCCTGTCTGCGGGGCGAAGGTCGAGCCGCTCCTCAAACCGCTCATCGAGAACGGCGAGATCGTTGCCGAGCTTCCGAAGGCGAGGGAAATAAGGGAATACGTTCTGGAGCAGGCGGAGAAGTTCGGACTCGGTCTGGAGTGA
- a CDS encoding SDR family NAD(P)-dependent oxidoreductase has product MVTLKPLNELVSLKGRRALITGAASGIGRATALRFAEAGADLELVDLNESGLEETKALAEEFGVSVNIHRVDLSRKIEIDALWKELEGIEPDILVNNAGVYWFRDFTEVDEGFYEKVMEINLHSVFWMCQHFVRARKDKGGVIINVSSIEAFLPFAKGLAHYDAAKLGVVALTRAIARDYGKKIRANVIVPGGIETEGVKRLKKEAIMKFDMEKIGISFNFNARLPMGRFGQPDEVARVMLFLASDLASYINGAVIPVDGGFLST; this is encoded by the coding sequence ATGGTGACCCTGAAACCCCTAAACGAACTCGTCTCCCTGAAGGGGAGAAGGGCACTCATCACGGGCGCGGCATCTGGAATAGGTCGCGCGACGGCGTTAAGATTTGCAGAGGCCGGGGCGGATTTAGAACTCGTGGATCTCAACGAGTCCGGGCTGGAGGAGACGAAGGCCCTTGCGGAGGAGTTCGGGGTGAGCGTTAACATCCACCGCGTTGACCTCTCCAGGAAAATCGAGATAGACGCGCTCTGGAAGGAATTAGAGGGCATCGAGCCGGACATACTCGTCAACAACGCCGGTGTCTACTGGTTCAGGGACTTCACGGAGGTTGATGAGGGCTTCTACGAAAAGGTCATGGAGATAAACCTCCACTCCGTCTTCTGGATGTGCCAGCACTTCGTCAGGGCGCGAAAGGATAAAGGCGGCGTCATCATCAACGTCAGCTCGATAGAGGCTTTCCTGCCCTTCGCGAAGGGCCTTGCCCACTACGACGCGGCCAAGCTCGGCGTCGTTGCGCTAACGAGGGCGATAGCGAGGGACTACGGGAAGAAAATCAGGGCAAATGTTATAGTCCCCGGCGGAATAGAGACCGAGGGTGTAAAGAGGCTCAAGAAGGAGGCGATAATGAAGTTCGACATGGAGAAGATAGGCATATCCTTCAACTTCAACGCGCGCCTTCCGATGGGCCGCTTCGGCCAGCCGGACGAGGTGGCGAGGGTGATGCTCTTCCTCGCGAGCGACCTTGCCAGCTATATCAACGGAGCCGTGATCCCCGTGGACGGGGGATTCCTGTCAACATGA
- a CDS encoding MBL fold metallo-hydrolase has product MRIVPLASESLGVRSLATFVEAGGIKVLIDPGVALGPKRYGLPPAKIEIEALHTMRRKLQGYARRADVVTISHYHYDHHTPFFEGLYESSSEEYAKEIYSGKLLFIKHPKENINFSQRKRAWAFLKNAEPIAEKIEFADGRKFDLGGVRLEFSPAVPHGSEGSRLGFVVMTLIDDGTRFIHASDIQLLNRKAVEWIIEKVPDLLITGGPPTYLGKRAEGSWETGIKNLNEIIRETGAEIILDHHIVRDKNYPRFFDELEERPKTFAAYLRVEDRPLEAYRRELHKRERGEDVGLPFSL; this is encoded by the coding sequence ATGAGAATCGTTCCACTCGCCTCCGAAAGCCTCGGCGTGAGGAGCCTGGCAACGTTCGTGGAAGCCGGGGGAATAAAAGTTCTTATCGACCCCGGTGTAGCCCTTGGGCCGAAGCGCTATGGCCTGCCGCCGGCGAAGATCGAAATAGAAGCACTCCACACGATGAGGAGGAAGCTCCAGGGCTACGCAAGAAGGGCCGACGTGGTCACGATTTCCCACTACCACTACGACCATCACACCCCCTTCTTCGAGGGGCTCTACGAGAGCTCGAGCGAGGAGTATGCTAAAGAAATCTACTCCGGAAAGCTCCTCTTCATCAAGCACCCTAAAGAAAACATCAACTTCAGCCAGAGAAAGCGCGCCTGGGCCTTCCTCAAAAACGCCGAGCCGATAGCAGAGAAGATAGAGTTCGCGGACGGGAGGAAATTTGACCTTGGTGGGGTTAGGCTTGAGTTCTCACCGGCGGTTCCCCACGGGAGCGAGGGCTCAAGGCTCGGCTTCGTTGTGATGACGCTCATAGATGACGGAACGAGGTTCATTCACGCGAGCGATATTCAGCTCCTCAACAGAAAAGCGGTGGAGTGGATAATCGAGAAGGTCCCGGACCTGCTCATAACCGGCGGCCCGCCAACATACCTCGGTAAGCGCGCTGAGGGGAGCTGGGAGACGGGCATTAAAAACCTCAACGAGATAATCCGCGAAACTGGGGCGGAGATAATCCTCGACCACCACATAGTGAGGGACAAAAACTACCCGCGCTTCTTCGACGAGCTGGAGGAGAGGCCCAAGACCTTTGCCGCCTACTTGAGGGTCGAGGACAGGCCACTAGAAGCCTACAGGAGGGAGCTTCACAAAAGGGAGAGGGGAGAGGACGTGGGACTTCCCTTCAGTCTCTGA
- the gltA gene encoding NADPH-dependent glutamate synthase, which translates to MAVKPKLIKERVPTPERPVEERIKSFVEVNLGYDFASAVKEAERCIQCPPEYAPCIKGCPVHINIPGFLKALRENADNPDEAVKNALRIIWNDNTLPAVTGRVCPQEDQCEAPCVMGKVGDPINIGKLERFVADYAREKGIDQELLGEFIAETDGKGKVAVVGAGPAGLTCALELAKLGYKVTIFEALHEAGGVLMYGIPEFRLPKDILKTELDKLEKLGVEVKTNYIVGKTVTIEELLQEYDAVFIGTGAGTPKLLNIPGILLDRIYSANEFLTRVNLMKAYLFPEYDTPIAVGKKVIVIGAGNTAMDAARSALRLGAEVTIAYRRGREDMTARIEEIAHAEEEGVKFEFFLTPVEFIGDENGKVTAVKFMKMRPLEERDSRGKRKIEPTGEYVTLEADTVIIAIGLEPNRILVEASGFEANPDGTLVVDENLMTSIPGVFAGGDAIRGEATVILAMGDGKKAAKAIDEYIRSRRANA; encoded by the coding sequence ATGGCCGTAAAGCCCAAGCTCATCAAGGAGCGCGTTCCGACGCCGGAGAGGCCCGTTGAGGAGCGCATTAAGAGTTTCGTCGAGGTCAACCTCGGCTACGACTTCGCCTCGGCGGTCAAGGAGGCGGAACGCTGCATACAATGTCCACCTGAGTATGCCCCATGTATTAAGGGCTGTCCCGTTCACATCAACATCCCGGGCTTCCTGAAGGCCCTCCGCGAGAACGCGGACAATCCGGACGAGGCCGTCAAGAACGCCCTGCGCATTATATGGAACGACAACACCCTGCCGGCCGTTACCGGAAGGGTCTGTCCGCAGGAAGATCAGTGTGAGGCCCCGTGTGTCATGGGAAAAGTGGGGGACCCCATAAACATCGGCAAGCTTGAGCGCTTCGTGGCCGACTACGCGAGGGAGAAGGGAATCGACCAAGAACTTCTCGGGGAGTTCATAGCCGAAACTGACGGAAAAGGAAAGGTTGCCGTCGTCGGCGCCGGGCCGGCTGGACTCACCTGCGCCCTCGAACTTGCAAAGCTGGGCTATAAAGTAACTATCTTCGAGGCTCTCCACGAGGCCGGTGGGGTTCTCATGTACGGCATCCCCGAGTTCAGGCTGCCGAAGGACATCCTCAAGACGGAGCTTGACAAGCTGGAGAAGCTCGGCGTTGAGGTCAAGACCAACTACATCGTTGGCAAGACTGTGACTATTGAAGAGCTCCTCCAGGAGTACGACGCCGTCTTCATCGGCACCGGAGCTGGAACACCCAAGCTTCTGAACATACCGGGCATCCTTCTCGACAGGATATACAGTGCCAACGAGTTCCTGACGAGGGTAAACCTCATGAAGGCTTACCTCTTCCCCGAGTACGACACGCCAATAGCCGTCGGAAAGAAGGTCATAGTGATAGGCGCCGGAAACACGGCAATGGACGCGGCGCGCTCCGCGCTCAGGCTTGGGGCTGAAGTTACCATTGCCTACCGCCGCGGAAGGGAGGACATGACCGCGAGGATAGAGGAGATAGCGCACGCCGAAGAGGAAGGGGTTAAGTTCGAGTTCTTCCTCACGCCGGTCGAGTTCATCGGCGACGAGAACGGCAAGGTAACGGCCGTCAAGTTCATGAAGATGCGCCCGCTCGAGGAGCGCGACAGCAGGGGCAAGAGGAAGATAGAGCCGACCGGTGAGTACGTTACCCTTGAGGCCGACACCGTCATCATAGCCATCGGCCTTGAGCCGAACAGGATACTCGTTGAGGCCAGCGGATTTGAAGCCAATCCGGACGGAACGCTCGTTGTGGACGAGAACCTCATGACGAGCATTCCGGGAGTCTTCGCTGGCGGTGACGCGATAAGGGGTGAGGCAACCGTCATCCTCGCGATGGGCGACGGAAAGAAGGCCGCGAAGGCAATAGACGAGTACATAAGGTCCAGAAGGGCTAACGCGTGA
- a CDS encoding sulfide/dihydroorotate dehydrogenase-like FAD/NAD-binding protein, with amino-acid sequence MYRITAKEELDVRDFFMEVEAPHVARAWKPGQFVVLLIHKKGERIPMSIYYADRETGRIGMFIRRHGKTTFDLWDNFDIGDSLYAVAGPLGTPIEVKHYGNVVFVSDAVCGQAENYATLKAMKEAGNYTISIQTFEDKAHSYPEKFLAKPVADEHYLTTEDGSRGIKGHYLDVLKELIEKDKVDIVFGGGKLGSLKKLAELTKEYGIPTIVTVRQIMVDGTGMCGSCRILYDGEIKFACRDGPMFDAHKVDWDDVIRRDSRFVREQEIAKKHYLESKGVV; translated from the coding sequence ATGTACCGAATTACCGCAAAGGAAGAACTCGACGTTAGGGATTTCTTCATGGAGGTCGAGGCACCGCACGTGGCAAGAGCCTGGAAGCCCGGCCAGTTTGTGGTTTTGCTGATACACAAAAAGGGTGAAAGGATTCCAATGTCCATCTACTATGCCGACAGGGAGACCGGAAGGATAGGCATGTTCATCAGGAGGCACGGGAAGACCACCTTCGACCTCTGGGACAACTTCGACATTGGAGACTCCCTCTACGCCGTTGCAGGACCTCTCGGAACGCCGATCGAGGTCAAGCACTACGGAAACGTCGTCTTCGTCTCCGACGCAGTCTGCGGCCAAGCGGAGAACTACGCCACGCTCAAGGCCATGAAGGAGGCGGGCAACTACACAATCTCCATCCAGACCTTCGAGGACAAAGCCCACTCCTACCCGGAGAAGTTTCTGGCGAAGCCCGTCGCGGACGAGCACTACCTCACCACAGAGGACGGCTCGCGCGGAATCAAGGGGCACTACCTGGACGTTCTGAAGGAGCTCATCGAGAAGGATAAGGTGGACATAGTCTTCGGCGGAGGGAAGCTGGGGTCGCTCAAGAAGCTGGCTGAGCTTACGAAGGAGTACGGAATCCCAACAATCGTCACGGTAAGGCAGATAATGGTGGACGGAACCGGTATGTGCGGTTCCTGCAGGATACTCTACGACGGCGAGATAAAGTTCGCCTGCCGTGATGGCCCGATGTTTGACGCCCATAAAGTGGACTGGGACGACGTCATAAGGCGCGACTCCCGCTTCGTTCGCGAGCAGGAGATTGCAAAGAAGCACTACCTTGAGTCCAAGGGGGTGGTCTGA
- a CDS encoding 4-phosphopantoate--beta-alanine ligase, with translation MVKIPKSHPRYWSLYYREKIIEGMEKGMTAKAGLIAHGRGEAFDYLIGEKTIEPAERAMRAAVARLLLAKHPVISVNGNVAALVPKETIELAKALNAKLEINLFYRTEERVKAIAEELRKHDPEVELLGINPTKRIPGLEHERGKVDEEGIWKADVVVVPLEDGDRTEALVRMGKFVITVDLNPLSRSARMADITIVDNIVRAYPRMTELAREMKDYSREELLAILEEYDNGRTLSDVLLHIRDRLTRLAGEGIWRRKSLE, from the coding sequence ATGGTGAAGATACCGAAGAGCCACCCGCGATACTGGAGCCTCTACTACAGGGAGAAGATCATCGAGGGGATGGAGAAGGGGATGACGGCAAAGGCAGGGCTGATAGCCCACGGCCGCGGTGAAGCCTTTGACTACCTGATAGGGGAAAAAACCATAGAGCCGGCTGAAAGGGCCATGAGAGCCGCGGTCGCGAGGCTTCTCCTGGCGAAGCACCCAGTTATCTCAGTCAACGGTAACGTCGCGGCCCTTGTTCCAAAGGAGACGATAGAGCTGGCAAAAGCTCTAAACGCCAAGCTCGAGATAAACCTCTTCTACCGCACGGAGGAGCGCGTTAAAGCCATAGCGGAGGAGCTGAGGAAGCACGACCCTGAGGTAGAGCTCCTCGGCATAAATCCCACCAAGAGAATCCCGGGCCTTGAGCACGAGCGCGGGAAGGTGGACGAGGAGGGGATATGGAAGGCCGACGTCGTTGTCGTCCCGCTGGAGGACGGCGACAGGACCGAGGCCCTCGTGAGGATGGGCAAGTTTGTAATAACCGTTGACCTCAACCCGCTCTCCCGCTCGGCGAGGATGGCGGACATAACCATCGTCGATAACATAGTCCGCGCGTATCCGAGGATGACCGAGCTGGCGAGGGAGATGAAGGACTACAGCAGGGAAGAGCTCCTCGCGATACTGGAGGAGTACGACAACGGAAGAACCCTGAGCGACGTGCTCCTTCACATCAGGGATAGGCTAACCCGGCTTGCAGGCGAAGGAATCTGGAGAAGGAAGAGCCTGGAGTGA
- a CDS encoding helix-turn-helix domain-containing protein, with the protein MLEKEKEALAKRIAGEITLSSDPGKTMRKWREIFGISQTELAEYLGVSSSVISDYEGGRRKSPGASTIRKFVEALLEIDERRGGNVIKAFSKTIGSELPTSAILDIREFALPLTIRDLVGAVKGDVVANMHLIDRRIYGYTVVDSIKAILEMSSEEFLKLYGWTTERALIFTKVTTGRSPMIAVRVQGLKPAVVVLHGVKKLDELAVKLAERERVPLVISHASSEAELITGLRRLVEKTEREL; encoded by the coding sequence ATGCTTGAAAAGGAGAAAGAAGCCCTAGCCAAGAGAATAGCAGGGGAAATAACCCTCTCCTCTGATCCTGGCAAAACCATGCGCAAATGGCGCGAGATCTTCGGAATCAGCCAGACCGAGCTCGCCGAATACCTCGGCGTCTCTTCTTCTGTCATAAGCGACTACGAAGGCGGCAGGAGGAAGAGCCCCGGTGCATCGACCATAAGAAAGTTCGTGGAGGCACTGCTGGAGATCGACGAACGCCGCGGGGGAAACGTCATCAAGGCCTTCAGCAAGACCATCGGCAGCGAGCTTCCGACGAGCGCGATACTGGACATCAGGGAGTTCGCGTTGCCCCTAACGATCAGGGACCTGGTCGGGGCCGTGAAAGGGGACGTAGTGGCCAACATGCACCTCATAGACAGGCGCATATACGGCTACACGGTCGTGGACAGCATAAAGGCAATCCTTGAGATGAGCAGCGAGGAGTTCCTCAAGCTCTACGGCTGGACGACGGAGCGGGCGCTGATATTCACCAAGGTCACCACCGGGAGGAGTCCGATGATAGCGGTCCGCGTTCAGGGCCTCAAGCCGGCCGTGGTGGTCCTCCACGGGGTCAAGAAGCTCGATGAGCTCGCGGTGAAGCTGGCCGAGCGCGAGAGAGTACCTCTGGTGATCTCCCACGCCTCAAGCGAGGCGGAGCTCATAACCGGTCTCAGGAGACTCGTTGAAAAAACTGAGAGGGAGTTGTGA